The sequence GGGGGTCCTCTGGCTGCTGTCGTTAAATGAAGCAAGACAAATTCATTAAACTCATTTTCTTTTACATGGTTGGAATGCTTTGATATTTCCTGCTGTTTATCATCCTTCCTCCAATAGAATTTGAGTTACTTCAGGCAACAACCATACTGACTAACGCTTTGAAAATATATAAATAAAATATATTTTAGGTAAAAATTAAAACTGGCAATGAGTCGCTGGTAATTTACCCTCAATATACCTGCAAGGCTTTGAAACACTTGGCAGATTACTATGGCATTCAACTGAGTATGTGGAAGGTAGCCAATGCTTTCGATAATGCCGTTGCGGAAAGCTTTTTCCATACTTTAAAAACTGAGCATGTTTATTTTGAATCATACAAAAACCTTGAGGAGGCAAAAATGAATATATTCGAGTATGTTTATGATTTTTATAACCAAACCCAAAGGCATTCCACGCTGGGATACTTATCGCCAGCCCAGTTTGAGAAAAACTTTTGTGCACAACAAAAAGTTTCTCTTCTTAGTGTCCAATAAATGGTTGCAAGATCACTTCATCCCAACCGCTAATGGTTGGATCTATTGCGCTATCATCTTGGATTTATTCTCAAGAATGGTCGTAGGGTTAGCAATTGAAGCAAGCATGACGGTCAAGCTTGTTGGGATTA is a genomic window of Candidatus Paracaedibacter acanthamoebae containing:
- a CDS encoding IS3 family transposase, with protein sequence MADYYGIQLSMWKVANAFDNAVAESFFHTLKTEHVYFESYKNLEEAKMNIFEYVYDFYNQTQRHSTLGYLSPAQFEKNFCAQQKVSLLSVQ